One region of Paucibacter aquatile genomic DNA includes:
- a CDS encoding carboxypeptidase regulatory-like domain-containing protein, with translation MLDESVLQGGFEMRSQGQRRTFHALRSLWLVLVLLVLGLSEALAADAVDLSIQKAQAWLQAQLKPDGSFQSEARSTVHQAQAELALAFRAQGLAPPESVLNALSRGTASGLTEDVARSTWVFGGASAGPWLQSLRQRQGADGGFAAHADSQSSMLDSAFTLRTLPRALDDEATKALAYLLSNQAADGSWNSPPLSPIYLTAASLLGLREWASVKPQAAVAAAKAASYLLAQRSPEGVWSTADWLNAWVYLAVHDFSTAPAVQDMARTRLLAGQAIDGSWGQDPFATALAIQALSLSKQAPFNPSQSVLKLQLVDSESNAAVSGARIRLLGTVPASSSSDPRGHIEIRELASGSYDLLISHDAYADVSVQLQLLPGQVSNLGALRLARKKAGDSESTSLSGTVVDASTLTPIAGASIAWADGSASTVSDAGGQYKFDSMARGNLTLVVSKQGYISTAASLNTMAGGAHLFSPQLRPSTASSGSEAMGCRMFGRVTRASDAAPLAGALIRLSGANNKSTSSDTAGNYLIPQLVSGLTTVQVSRAGFDPATATATLACAGAPGFELSPSLHLSGTAPPGSNLASVTFSVRDFDTGLPLAGVAVQARPQDQAPLNSLSGADGRVSIEGLQQTSLLLRLSFAGYDDVLATVKIDALRPIELGGLQMRKSRAAIVRGTVFDAVTSLPLAGAKIQVAGSTLEASSDSAGRYLIAGLQAGSQVVTVSLDGYASASASMAVQAHGEALFSPSLSPIASVPGSGAQSCRLFGKLLRFRDGTPVQGASVRISGASNQQAISDSNGSYQIHGLSSGLASVSVEAQGHDTVTAGLGFACTAGAAIEFSPPLYETGSSPPDANSAGMSFQVIDAATDRPLPGLSVVVSPLGQSPRQVLTDVNGRFTVKGLKEATVQLELSPPGFDPVSLSYWVTPLRSQDLGQLRLRRQGSDAELSDLAVIRVQRHTAVTEVQTLALTGSLRVQISSMGRAGSPERVGLLAFHDRNGNGHYDKELDTVLGRSELAAGLAAGTATEIEVSVAGQLPFRDAPIHVLIDPDLQVPEVRRSNNMKSTAQAAELRPAIGSFNPLLKWHWDGATSIYPDYNQVMMAPVAGRILDTNGDGKIDASDHVSVAFTSFNRAGDTWRGDGVIRVVDGHTGVDQLSIKDSERPISAVGNLVLADLDGDGRPEIIGASQDYRVSVYRNDGSRWWTSQPVGPADGYPPSGGANVADLDGDGSPEILFGSSVFSAQGELKWQAPGISLETSEIRVAFPIAADLMGVGQQNLILGSSAFTAQGELLWRMGDGFAALADFDGNAIPSIAVVGGGKVSLLNRNGSVRWTVPLPGGGWGGPATIADVDGDGVPDIGVAGASAYTTFRKDGSVIWSRTSQDYSSQFTGSTVFDFDGDGSAELLYADELHLRAFKGSTGQVLWEIPNSSGTAHEYPLVLDIDADSHADLLVVSNDYYRPANATELMHGVRAFQDRGNSWVNTRQLWNQHAYSITNVNDDLSIPALPRSSWTAHNSFRANKRLDGAATEVPDLTGSYLRVDDRGAAGTSSLTVRVGNGGALSAPAGVAVAVFALGESNPRLLGVGRTSQALDSGQFEDLQLVLPGALSTVERLRVVVDDDGQGHQCCSDFDRSNNEVSVSLPGLTNAMTLSLSSDKPSYGPEDTVLLSARAGNTGSFAKRARVRASILTQDGTLVANLPLSELAEVPVQDGRSFELAWSVADAQPGGYRARAELQDSTGRVLDRAELEFSVQASPVSSLNALLRSDKRRYARGELIQLRSRVSNASTHTDWQGLIVQTEVRKSGVAQWQRSETVAQLGVRTQREFSYALTDVALPVGEHEAWLRVSDSSGLELASSTVKLTVLDVAQTGVGLSGQLQLQTEPVELGSSIALALTAFNREASPLVDLPLKLRLVDPANGSLRAEFGFTAQLAAQGSHASSIDWLSSGEPGKLLAVLSASINGREQLLDQRGLELVPPQVRLNFAQTLSSWQKVLVLSACRRAVDDVLGQCGAKPLPAEDAAALVRCDSQRNTALARYLEAQGLEHKITSTALEFSRELRSGLFSNYWVNEGAGGLREPLPSELKAALARGQGLVLEGLRLSTPQSLHACAGVSVQGAFANPTQTLTFAEQLFPAGVFTVSSQTVPLKAGPAAVVQARLGNADGVVSAQSTGGKTLALGFDWQATLLSQQADARWPGVLKKAFQHLRPAAPERASHLAGEVIQLSSVLRNELAPLKAQLLMTLPEGIQWLQSSQSPALELVNGRQRLRWQLDLAAQSEQTVDTRLRVLPGRSVLDVESEILVQKNGQYQPYQSKTLRIQVTELVDLIQEIKSGLTESGTPEPEQQALRQQVQTQLLRIEALLGASQYSSALTAALYVQARLPGLAASAGVTDSMARLVGAIAWLQHSAQETP, from the coding sequence GTGCTTGATGAATCGGTGCTGCAGGGAGGGTTCGAGATGCGGTCTCAAGGGCAGAGAAGGACGTTCCACGCGTTGCGGAGCCTATGGCTCGTGCTCGTGCTGCTGGTTCTTGGTTTGAGTGAGGCCTTGGCGGCGGATGCCGTCGACCTGTCCATCCAGAAAGCGCAAGCCTGGTTGCAGGCCCAGCTCAAGCCGGACGGCAGCTTTCAGAGCGAAGCCCGCTCGACAGTCCACCAGGCTCAAGCTGAGTTGGCGCTGGCATTTCGCGCTCAAGGACTGGCTCCACCGGAGTCGGTCCTGAATGCGCTTTCGCGTGGAACCGCTTCGGGACTCACCGAGGACGTGGCCCGCAGCACCTGGGTGTTCGGGGGGGCGAGCGCTGGCCCGTGGCTGCAATCGCTGCGGCAGCGACAAGGGGCAGATGGAGGTTTTGCGGCCCATGCAGACTCGCAGTCCTCCATGCTGGACAGTGCGTTCACCTTGCGCACCTTGCCACGGGCGCTCGACGACGAAGCGACGAAGGCGCTGGCCTATTTGCTCTCCAACCAAGCTGCTGACGGCTCTTGGAACAGCCCACCGCTTTCACCGATCTACCTGACGGCAGCATCGCTGCTGGGCCTGCGCGAGTGGGCCTCTGTCAAGCCGCAGGCTGCGGTGGCTGCGGCCAAGGCCGCGAGCTATTTGCTGGCGCAACGGAGCCCGGAGGGTGTGTGGAGCACGGCTGACTGGCTGAATGCATGGGTTTACCTGGCTGTCCATGACTTCAGTACGGCCCCGGCAGTTCAGGACATGGCTCGGACACGTTTGCTGGCCGGGCAGGCAATCGATGGCAGCTGGGGGCAAGATCCTTTCGCCACGGCGCTCGCGATTCAGGCCTTGTCGCTGTCCAAGCAAGCCCCTTTCAATCCGAGCCAGTCCGTTCTCAAGCTTCAGCTGGTGGACTCTGAATCGAATGCCGCTGTCTCCGGTGCGCGGATTCGTCTGCTTGGAACGGTGCCTGCGTCCAGCAGCAGTGATCCACGCGGACATATTGAGATCCGCGAGCTCGCGAGCGGCAGCTATGACTTGCTGATCAGCCACGATGCCTATGCCGATGTGTCGGTGCAGCTGCAACTGCTACCGGGCCAAGTCTCAAACCTGGGCGCTCTGCGACTGGCGCGCAAGAAGGCGGGTGACTCGGAGTCGACAAGCCTCAGCGGAACAGTGGTGGACGCCAGCACCTTGACACCGATCGCCGGGGCCTCGATTGCCTGGGCAGATGGTTCTGCTTCGACCGTCAGTGATGCGGGAGGGCAGTACAAGTTTGATTCAATGGCTCGTGGCAACCTGACTCTTGTGGTCAGCAAGCAGGGCTACATCAGCACGGCGGCGAGTTTGAACACCATGGCAGGAGGCGCCCATCTGTTCTCGCCCCAGCTGAGGCCTTCGACTGCGAGCTCGGGTTCGGAGGCCATGGGCTGCCGGATGTTCGGTAGGGTCACTCGCGCTTCGGATGCTGCACCCTTGGCCGGGGCGCTGATTCGCTTGAGCGGCGCCAACAACAAATCAACGAGCAGCGATACCGCTGGCAACTATCTGATTCCGCAGCTGGTGTCTGGCCTGACGACCGTACAGGTCAGTCGAGCTGGATTCGATCCGGCCACCGCCACCGCCACCTTGGCCTGTGCTGGCGCACCGGGCTTCGAGCTGTCGCCGAGCTTGCACCTCAGCGGCACGGCACCCCCGGGCTCCAATCTGGCCAGCGTGACCTTTTCGGTGCGTGACTTTGACACTGGCCTGCCCCTGGCGGGGGTGGCCGTGCAAGCCCGACCGCAAGATCAGGCCCCGTTGAACAGCCTGAGTGGCGCGGATGGCCGGGTTTCCATCGAGGGCTTGCAACAGACCAGTCTGCTGCTTCGCCTCAGCTTCGCTGGCTATGACGATGTGCTGGCCACCGTCAAGATCGATGCACTCAGGCCGATTGAGCTCGGTGGTCTGCAGATGCGCAAGAGCCGAGCGGCCATCGTTCGCGGCACGGTGTTTGATGCTGTCACCTCCCTGCCATTGGCTGGGGCCAAGATCCAAGTGGCAGGATCTACTCTCGAGGCCAGCAGTGACTCGGCGGGGCGCTACCTCATCGCGGGGCTGCAGGCAGGCTCCCAGGTGGTGACCGTGAGCCTGGACGGCTATGCCAGTGCTTCGGCATCCATGGCCGTGCAGGCCCATGGCGAAGCGCTGTTTTCGCCCAGCTTGTCGCCGATCGCTTCGGTCCCGGGTTCAGGCGCACAGAGCTGCCGCTTGTTTGGCAAGCTGCTTCGTTTCCGTGACGGAACACCTGTGCAAGGGGCAAGCGTTCGCATCTCGGGAGCCAGCAATCAGCAGGCAATCAGTGACTCAAATGGCAGCTACCAGATCCATGGCTTGAGCAGTGGCCTGGCTTCAGTGTCCGTGGAAGCACAAGGTCATGACACCGTGACCGCCGGCCTTGGCTTCGCCTGCACGGCGGGCGCGGCGATCGAGTTCTCGCCCCCTTTGTATGAAACTGGCAGCTCGCCGCCCGATGCCAACAGCGCCGGGATGTCCTTTCAGGTGATCGACGCTGCAACGGACCGGCCGCTGCCTGGCCTGAGTGTTGTTGTCAGTCCCTTAGGGCAGAGCCCTCGCCAGGTCCTGACCGACGTCAACGGCCGATTCACGGTCAAGGGTTTGAAAGAGGCGACCGTTCAGCTGGAGCTCAGCCCTCCTGGCTTTGACCCGGTGAGTCTGAGCTATTGGGTGACACCTTTGCGCAGCCAGGATCTGGGTCAGCTGCGATTGCGGCGCCAGGGCTCGGACGCTGAACTGAGTGACTTGGCCGTGATTCGGGTGCAGCGGCACACGGCCGTGACCGAGGTGCAGACCCTGGCCCTGACGGGCAGCCTGCGCGTGCAGATCAGCAGTATGGGCCGTGCCGGCAGCCCGGAAAGGGTAGGACTGCTTGCCTTCCATGACCGCAACGGCAATGGGCACTACGACAAGGAGCTGGACACCGTACTGGGACGCAGCGAATTGGCTGCGGGCCTGGCGGCTGGCACGGCCACCGAAATCGAAGTCTCTGTTGCCGGTCAGTTGCCCTTCAGGGACGCGCCGATTCATGTGCTGATCGACCCCGACCTACAAGTTCCCGAAGTCCGGCGCAGCAACAATATGAAGTCCACGGCCCAGGCCGCGGAATTGCGTCCGGCGATCGGTAGCTTCAATCCTTTGTTGAAGTGGCATTGGGATGGCGCCACGTCGATCTACCCCGACTACAACCAAGTCATGATGGCGCCGGTCGCGGGTCGCATCCTGGACACCAATGGCGACGGCAAGATCGATGCCTCGGACCATGTCTCGGTGGCATTCACCTCTTTCAATCGTGCCGGGGACACCTGGCGAGGTGATGGTGTCATTCGCGTCGTGGATGGGCATACGGGTGTCGACCAGCTCAGCATCAAAGACAGTGAAAGGCCGATCTCGGCGGTGGGCAATCTCGTTCTTGCCGATCTAGATGGGGATGGCCGTCCAGAGATCATCGGGGCCTCGCAGGACTATCGCGTTTCGGTCTATCGCAACGATGGAAGCCGCTGGTGGACATCCCAGCCAGTTGGTCCTGCGGACGGGTATCCGCCCTCGGGCGGAGCCAATGTGGCGGATCTTGACGGTGATGGCTCGCCCGAGATCCTGTTCGGTAGTTCAGTGTTTTCTGCACAAGGCGAGTTGAAGTGGCAGGCTCCGGGAATAAGTTTGGAAACTTCAGAAATTCGAGTTGCATTCCCGATTGCGGCCGATCTCATGGGTGTTGGCCAGCAGAACTTGATTCTTGGCAGTTCGGCCTTCACTGCCCAAGGTGAACTTCTGTGGCGAATGGGTGATGGATTCGCGGCTCTGGCTGATTTCGACGGAAACGCGATACCCTCAATTGCGGTGGTCGGAGGAGGCAAAGTTTCACTTTTGAATCGTAACGGCTCGGTGCGTTGGACGGTCCCCCTCCCCGGAGGGGGGTGGGGTGGGCCCGCGACGATTGCTGATGTTGACGGTGACGGTGTGCCGGATATTGGTGTCGCAGGGGCTAGCGCGTACACCACGTTTCGAAAGGACGGCAGCGTCATTTGGTCGAGGACTTCGCAGGACTATTCCTCGCAGTTCACTGGCTCTACCGTGTTCGACTTTGACGGCGATGGTTCTGCCGAGCTGTTGTATGCCGATGAGCTGCATCTGCGAGCCTTCAAGGGATCGACCGGCCAAGTGCTTTGGGAGATTCCGAACTCCTCGGGCACGGCGCACGAGTACCCCTTGGTTCTGGATATCGATGCCGACAGTCACGCCGACCTGCTCGTCGTGTCGAATGACTATTACCGACCGGCCAATGCCACCGAGCTGATGCATGGGGTGAGGGCTTTCCAGGACCGAGGCAACAGCTGGGTGAACACGCGCCAGCTCTGGAACCAGCACGCCTACAGCATCACGAACGTCAACGACGACCTGAGCATTCCGGCGCTGCCGCGATCTTCATGGACTGCACACAACAGCTTCCGCGCCAACAAGCGACTGGATGGCGCTGCAACGGAAGTACCTGATTTGACCGGCAGCTATCTGCGTGTCGACGACCGCGGCGCCGCTGGAACCTCGTCCTTGACGGTCCGTGTGGGCAATGGCGGCGCCCTGAGTGCGCCGGCCGGCGTTGCGGTCGCCGTCTTTGCCTTGGGCGAAAGCAACCCTCGCTTGCTGGGCGTCGGCCGGACTTCGCAAGCGCTCGACAGCGGGCAGTTCGAGGACCTACAGCTCGTGCTGCCAGGCGCTCTATCCACGGTGGAGCGCCTTCGTGTGGTGGTCGACGATGATGGCCAGGGTCATCAATGCTGCAGCGACTTTGATCGCAGCAACAATGAGGTGAGCGTATCGCTGCCCGGTTTGACGAACGCGATGACCCTGAGCCTGAGCAGTGACAAACCCAGCTATGGACCTGAGGACACCGTGCTCCTCAGCGCTCGCGCTGGCAACACGGGGAGCTTCGCCAAACGGGCCCGCGTGCGTGCCAGCATCCTGACTCAGGACGGAACCCTTGTCGCGAATCTGCCGCTGTCTGAACTGGCTGAGGTGCCGGTACAAGATGGGCGAAGTTTTGAGCTGGCCTGGTCGGTGGCTGATGCCCAGCCAGGCGGCTATCGTGCCCGGGCCGAACTGCAGGATTCGACGGGCAGGGTGCTGGATCGGGCCGAGCTGGAGTTCTCGGTGCAGGCCAGTCCGGTGAGCAGCTTGAACGCCTTGCTGCGCAGCGACAAGCGCCGCTATGCACGGGGGGAACTGATTCAGCTCAGATCTCGTGTCAGCAACGCCTCGACCCACACCGATTGGCAGGGCCTGATCGTCCAGACCGAAGTCCGAAAGAGCGGTGTCGCTCAATGGCAACGCAGCGAGACCGTGGCCCAACTGGGCGTTCGCACGCAGCGCGAATTCAGCTATGCGCTGACGGATGTTGCCCTTCCCGTGGGTGAGCATGAGGCTTGGCTGCGAGTTTCGGACAGCAGTGGCCTTGAACTGGCTTCGAGCACGGTCAAGCTGACGGTGCTGGACGTGGCCCAGACCGGCGTCGGCTTGAGCGGCCAGTTGCAACTGCAAACGGAACCCGTAGAACTGGGCAGTTCAATCGCTCTGGCATTGACCGCCTTCAATCGCGAAGCCAGCCCCTTGGTGGACTTGCCGCTGAAGCTGCGTCTGGTCGATCCGGCAAACGGTAGTTTGCGTGCCGAATTCGGTTTCACGGCCCAGCTTGCTGCACAGGGCAGCCACGCCAGTTCGATCGATTGGTTGAGCAGCGGCGAGCCCGGAAAGCTGCTGGCGGTCTTGTCGGCCAGCATCAATGGACGAGAACAGCTGCTGGACCAACGCGGCCTTGAACTTGTGCCGCCTCAGGTGCGCCTGAACTTTGCGCAGACGCTCAGCTCATGGCAGAAGGTTCTGGTTCTGAGTGCCTGTCGCCGCGCGGTGGATGATGTCTTGGGGCAATGCGGTGCCAAGCCCCTTCCAGCTGAAGATGCTGCGGCCTTGGTCCGTTGCGACAGCCAGCGCAACACGGCCTTGGCCCGCTATCTGGAAGCGCAGGGCCTGGAGCACAAGATCACCAGCACGGCACTGGAGTTCAGCCGCGAGTTGCGCAGTGGGTTGTTCAGCAACTACTGGGTCAACGAGGGCGCCGGCGGGCTTCGCGAACCCCTGCCCAGCGAGCTCAAGGCGGCGCTGGCACGTGGGCAAGGCCTGGTGTTGGAGGGCTTGCGCTTGTCGACGCCCCAGAGTCTGCATGCCTGTGCCGGCGTGTCCGTCCAGGGTGCGTTTGCCAATCCCACTCAGACCCTGACTTTTGCCGAGCAACTGTTCCCGGCCGGCGTGTTCACGGTCAGCAGCCAGACGGTGCCCTTGAAAGCCGGGCCTGCTGCCGTCGTGCAAGCCAGGCTTGGCAATGCCGATGGCGTGGTCAGTGCGCAAAGCACGGGAGGAAAGACACTCGCCCTCGGTTTCGACTGGCAGGCCACCTTGCTGTCCCAGCAAGCCGATGCCCGCTGGCCAGGGGTGCTCAAGAAGGCATTCCAGCATCTGCGCCCGGCCGCGCCTGAGCGTGCCAGCCATCTGGCCGGCGAGGTGATACAGCTGAGCTCGGTGCTTCGCAATGAGCTGGCCCCCTTGAAAGCGCAGCTGCTGATGACCTTGCCCGAAGGCATTCAATGGCTGCAAAGCTCGCAGAGTCCAGCGCTAGAACTTGTAAACGGCCGGCAGCGCTTGCGCTGGCAGCTGGATCTTGCCGCCCAGTCAGAACAGACCGTGGACACCCGCCTGCGTGTCTTGCCGGGGCGCTCGGTGCTCGATGTCGAAAGCGAGATCCTGGTTCAAAAGAACGGTCAGTACCAGCCTTACCAAAGCAAGACGCTTCGCATCCAGGTCACCGAACTTGTCGATCTGATCCAGGAAATCAAGAGTGGATTGACGGAGTCGGGCACGCCCGAGCCGGAGCAGCAAGCTCTGCGCCAGCAGGTTCAGACGCAGTTGCTTCGTATCGAGGCCTTGCTCGGCGCAAGCCAGTACAGCAGCGCTTTGACTGCGGCGCTCTATGTCCAGGCGCGCTTGCCAGGACTCGCTGCCAGTGCCGGCGTCACGGATTCGATGGCGCGCTTGGTCGGGGCCATTGCTTGGCTGCAGCACAGCGCACAGGAGACCCCATGA